The Mangrovivirga cuniculi genomic sequence GGTTTCTGAATTTGCGAAAAGACAATTCTTCATTTTACCATCAGCAGTTAGCCTTAAGCGGTTACAATCACTGCAAAATGGATTTGTTATCGTACTTACAATCGCAAAACTCCCTTTATGATCCGGAATTTTATAGTTTACTGAAGTACTGTGCTTTGGATTTTCAAGTTCTTCTATTTTACCATATTTCTCTGAAACCATATCGAGAATCTCCTGTTTTCCTACTCCATTACTCCAATCCCACTTATTACCTTTAAAAGGCATGAATTCAATGAATTTAACTGTCAGATTTTTGTGCCTGGTCATTTCTACAAAATCATTGATCTCCTTGTCATTAACACTCTTTATCAACACAATATTCAGCTTGACTTCCATATCCATTGCTAAGGCCTTTTCCAGGTTTTGCATGATCCGGTCAAAATAATCTCGCTTCGTAATGAAGGCCGATCTGGCTTTATCAAGGGTATCCAGGCTTAGATTGATCTTTTTCAATCCGATTCGTTTGAACAGATCCAGGTATTTATCCAGAAGAATCCCATTGGTAGTGATTTTTAATGTCATACCCAGTTTCGATAATTCTTCAACAAGGTAACCGAAGTTTTTTCTAACTAACGGTTCACCACCGGTTAACCGAATTGTATCTACTCCAAGATTTTTAAAAATGGTAGTGAGCTTAATGATCTCCTCCAGGCTCATGATGCTCTCCTTCTCAGCTAGCTGAACACCCTCTTCCGGCATACAATAGAAACATCGAAGATTACACCTGTCCGTCAGGGAGATCCTGAGATATGTATGTGGTCTTCCGAAATTATCTATTATTTTCGGCTTGTTAATCATGTCTTTTCCCTTCTATCACTTTAAAAACGTGTAAAATATGTGGGAATATCGCATCCATACACTCTGCAGCTCCTTTACTGGAACCTGGCAATGAAAGTATCACTTTCCCATCTTTAATTCCTGCAACCGATCTTGAAAGCATAGCATAAGGCATTCGCTGCTGACCGTAATTTCTCATGTGCTCTTCCACTCCTTTCAGGTGGAAATCCAGCAAGGGTTCGATAGTATTTGGTGTAACATCCCTGGGACCAACTCCTGTTCCTCCCGTAAAAATGACCATATCCGTATCATTTTCTTCAACAGCTGTTTTGATCTTTTCAGGATCATCAGGAATAACCAATTTATCTGCCTTTACTCCAAGTTCACCTAGCTTCGTAATTATGATCTCTCCGGCTTTATCTTTTCCTTCACCTTTAGAAATAGTATCTGAGCAAACAACTACTTTTGCCGTCAACTCATCGATATCGAGATTAAATGATGATTTACCGCCTTTTTTCTGCTCAAGTTTTATGGTACTGATTTCAATATTCTTGTCGATTGGTTTAAGCATGTCATACATGTTTAAAGCCACAATACTTGCCCCATGCATCGCTTCTACTTCTACACCGGTTTTATAGATAGTCTTTACAGTAAATGATATTACTATATCCAATCCGTTGATCTTATACTCAATCCCGGTAAACTCAATAGGCATCGGATGGCAATCAGGTAATAGCTCCGGTGTTTTCTTTACGCCCAGTAATCCTGCTGCTTTTGACATCTCGAATACATTTCCTTTCGGGACTTTGTTTTCTTTGATCCTTTGAATCGTTTCAGCACTACTCGTTTTCACTATAGCGGTGGCTGTAGCTTCTCTAAGGGTTGTTATTTTATGGGTTATATCGATCATTTATTTACTTTCCATTGATGGGTTTCATCTTCGAAAATCTCTTTGCCGAAAATGGGCACTTTAGCCTTAATTTCTTCTACAAAATAATTTGTTGCTTTAATTGCGATTTTTCTACGAGCGGAAGAAGTGAATACAAACAAGCACAATTCGCCTTTATTGACTTTTCCCAGGCTGTGGTAGATATGAGCACAGGTGATGTCAAATTTTAAAAAAGCAGATTCTCTTATTTCGTGAAAAACCTGTTCCGCCATATCTTTGTATGCGGTATACTCAATAGCGTATACCGTTTTGCCATCAATCTCATCTGCACGCACCTGGCCGAGAAAAATGCTATGCGCACCAATATTGGTTTTAGATTGATGATTTGCCACCGACTGGGCAATTTTTTCGGGTGGTATAGCACCTTCAACAAATACTTTCTTTGGTTTTTTCTTATCCATTTATAATTGTTTCTAATCCTCCTTCAACATTCTTTAAGTTTTGTAATCCAAAATCCCTTTTTAGTAAGTCAATAGCTTTTGCACTACGGACTCCTGATCGACAGAAAACCCACACTTCATCCTTAACAGGTATTTCATTAAATCGATCTCTCAAATTACTAAGAGGGATATGAATTACATTTTCTGAGTGTACTTCGGGTTGTTCAAACTCTTCGCGTACATCCAGATATACCTTGGTTTTTATTTTTAACTCACAGTTTAATCTTTCAGGAATGATACCCTGTAACTTTACTTTCTCTATTTCTTCAGGTCTTTTCTGAATAGTCAAGATCTGCTCAGTTCCCTGCATTACATTGATTAACTTTAGTTTACCTGAAAGTACTGATCCTCTACCCAGAATCATTTTGATTATCTCTGTAGCCTGGAGTATTCCAAGTAATCCAGGTGTCACTCCTAACACACCGGTAGATTCGCAACTTATATTTTGCTTTGTTGTTATGGGGAAAAGGCACCGATATGAAGGTCCATCCTCGTAATTAAAGACAGATATCTGACCTTCATTCTTGTAAACAGAAGCATATACCCACGGCTTGTCTGTTAAAACACACGCATCATTGATCAGGTATTTGGTTTCAAAGTTGTCTGTACCATCGAGAATAATATCAAAATCTAAAAAAATCTTTTGAGCATTCTCATGACCTAATGCTTCATCAATGGCAATAAGTTCTATCTCAGCGTTTAACTGCTGTAATTTTTCTTTCGCTACGAAGACTTTTGATTTTCCTACATCTAATTCACCAAATAAAACCTGCCTGTGTAAGTTTGTAATTGATACTCTGTCGTGATCCATTAACCCGATTTTTCCGATACCAGCACCAACAAGGTATTGAGCAGCAGGACACCCTAAACCTCCAACACCAACGATCAATACGCTGGCGTTTTTAAGTTTCTCCTGTCCTGAAGATCCTACTTCACTTAGTTTTATTTGACGGTCATATCTCATCATCCTCCCGCGAAAGGTGGTAAAAAGGCTACCTCATCCCCTTCTTTTAATTCACTTTCTAATTCTAAATTCTGGTTAACAGCCAGTTGAACTGACTCGGGATCTGCAATCTGGTATTTCCTGATTTGCTGATCTTTAAATTCAGCTACTGATATAGCTTCATTTACTTCCAGAAGCTCTTCACTTTTCCCGACTGCCTCGGCGATCATCCCAAAATATTTAACATTTATCTTCATTGCTTTTCCAACTGTTTTAATAATTCAACATCTTCAGTAGTGTCGATGTCAATATTGCCTCTTTCAAATTCAACTATATTATAACTAAAGTCCTCCTGGTAGATTAATTTCTTCGCTCCCTGGTCTCCTCTTAGATTTATAACTTGAGAAAACACTTCTTTTGAAAAATTGCAGGAACTCCTGGTTCATTCTCATAACTGGAATAAGTAGCATTCCCTTTTTGATTTAATTGTACTTCCACCAGTTTACTAATTAAGCTTTTTGAAATAAATGGTTGGTCTGAAAGTAGAAAAAGAATATGAGAAAGAGCAGGTTCTTTCTCTATTGATTCTACCACACCTTTTCTGATACTTGATGCAATTCCTTCCTTCCAATTTTCATTGAGCAGAATTGTAAAGTTCTTTTCATCGATCTCATTTTTAATATTGTCAGCTTCGGCTCCCAGAACAACAATTTTAGTGTCAAAATCGAATGATTCTGATTTATCAATTGCTAGTTGAAGTAAAGTTTTACCCTGAAACTGAACCAATTGTTTAGGATGTCCAAGTCTACTGGATGAACCTGCAGCCAATATCACTACCCCTATTTTATTGTTTTTGATCAAATCTTTACTTCTTTAAATTTCTCTATTCGTTTATCGTGAATGGGACCTTCCTTTTCTTTTAAAGGTTTTGCCAGGGTATTGGTAAGCACAGACTGTATTTCTGCCAATATTGAAAGACCGATCTCTGCAGGTGTTTCAGCCCCGATTTCAAGCCCTACAGGAGCATGAATTTTATCGAGAAACTTTGTTGAAAGCTCAATAACCTCATTTTTTATCTCCTCGAGCATTCGGTTGTATTTTTTAAAAGGGCCAAGAATACCTATGTATGGTATTTGATGTAAGTCCTTCAATAACTTAAATACGGCAAGGTCATAATTGTAATTATGGCTCATTAATACAATGCAAGTTCTTTCATCCACATCAATATTATCGAGTGTTTCTTCAGGTCTTGCAACAATCACCTGGCAATTAGCAAATCTATGTTCAGTAGCATGCGTTGGCCTGCCATCTGCTACGATCACCGTCCATCCCAGCAGTTCTGCCTGTTGAGCTAATATCTGAGCATCATTACCTGCTCCGACTAAGATCAGTTTTACAGGGGGTTGGAAATACTGAATAAAAAGATGTTCTTTTTTTCCATTTATTGAAGTTTCCATGAACTGTGAATGCTTTTGAAGCAATACTTCGTGTGCTTTTTCCTCAATTAAATCATTCAATACGGCTTCCGGAACTGAGCCAATAACCTGCTGATCTTCATTGATCAACATAGAAGTGCCGGATTGTAACTCCTTTTTATTCAGGTTAAACCTGACAACTATTGCAAGTACCTCATTTAATTCGGTAGCCTTTTTCAATAACTCACACGGATTTTCTTCATCTTCATAATCAAGTGGCTCAAACAATACCTGGATAATGCCATTACACCCTAATTGAGCGCCAATTACAGCATCATCCTCGTTATTGGTATCGTAAGTCACCAGTTTATTCTTTTGTTGATTTAAAGCATTCAAAGCTTTTCTTAATGCATCACCTTCGAGGCATCCTCCGCTAATTGCACCTGTAATGTTTCCAAAAGCATCCACTAGCATTCTGGCCCCTGCTCTTCTATAAGAAGAACCTTCAACATGAACTACAGTAGCCAAAACGCATCCAGTTTCATCTGACTTTAGTGTTTCATATTGCGCTAGTATGTCCTCAAGCTCTCTCATACTGCAGTAGCTTTTAACTGATTTACTGCTTTGGATATCTCAGCAGCTGCTAATTCTATCTCTCCTATTGTGGTATTTCTGCCCAGGCTAATTCGAATTGAAGCGAGGGCAAGCTCATCACTCAAACCCATTGCTTTTAAAACATGCGATGGCTTAATTGTATTCGCACTGCATGCCGACCCTCTCGATAAGGCGAGCATATTAAGTTTTCTCAATAAATCCACACCACTTATATTGCTAAAGGAAATATTGATTGTATTTGGAAGTCTTTCGGATGATCCTGAATTTATCTTTGAACCATCAATTTGCAATAATAACTTTTCGAGGTAGCTTCTTAGCGATATTAGTCTATTATACTCTTCATCAAGACACGATAAAGAAATATCTATCGCTTTACTAAAACCTACAATT encodes the following:
- the moaA gene encoding GTP 3',8-cyclase MoaA; protein product: MINKPKIIDNFGRPHTYLRISLTDRCNLRCFYCMPEEGVQLAEKESIMSLEEIIKLTTIFKNLGVDTIRLTGGEPLVRKNFGYLVEELSKLGMTLKITTNGILLDKYLDLFKRIGLKKINLSLDTLDKARSAFITKRDYFDRIMQNLEKALAMDMEVKLNIVLIKSVNDKEINDFVEMTRHKNLTVKFIEFMPFKGNKWDWSNGVGKQEILDMVSEKYGKIEELENPKHSTSVNYKIPDHKGSFAIVSTITNPFCSDCNRLRLTADGKMKNCLFANSETDLLTPMRNGVELDDIILNAIKKKKYSRDGMDVKMDADHFEKNRSMISIGG
- the moaCB gene encoding bifunctional molybdenum cofactor biosynthesis protein MoaC/MoaB — protein: MIDITHKITTLREATATAIVKTSSAETIQRIKENKVPKGNVFEMSKAAGLLGVKKTPELLPDCHPMPIEFTGIEYKINGLDIVISFTVKTIYKTGVEVEAMHGASIVALNMYDMLKPIDKNIEISTIKLEQKKGGKSSFNLDIDELTAKVVVCSDTISKGEGKDKAGEIIITKLGELGVKADKLVIPDDPEKIKTAVEENDTDMVIFTGGTGVGPRDVTPNTIEPLLDFHLKGVEEHMRNYGQQRMPYAMLSRSVAGIKDGKVILSLPGSSKGAAECMDAIFPHILHVFKVIEGKRHD
- a CDS encoding molybdenum cofactor biosynthesis protein MoaE is translated as MDKKKPKKVFVEGAIPPEKIAQSVANHQSKTNIGAHSIFLGQVRADEIDGKTVYAIEYTAYKDMAEQVFHEIRESAFLKFDITCAHIYHSLGKVNKGELCLFVFTSSARRKIAIKATNYFVEEIKAKVPIFGKEIFEDETHQWKVNK
- a CDS encoding HesA/MoeB/ThiF family protein → MMRYDRQIKLSEVGSSGQEKLKNASVLIVGVGGLGCPAAQYLVGAGIGKIGLMDHDRVSITNLHRQVLFGELDVGKSKVFVAKEKLQQLNAEIELIAIDEALGHENAQKIFLDFDIILDGTDNFETKYLINDACVLTDKPWVYASVYKNEGQISVFNYEDGPSYRCLFPITTKQNISCESTGVLGVTPGLLGILQATEIIKMILGRGSVLSGKLKLINVMQGTEQILTIQKRPEEIEKVKLQGIIPERLNCELKIKTKVYLDVREEFEQPEVHSENVIHIPLSNLRDRFNEIPVKDEVWVFCRSGVRSAKAIDLLKRDFGLQNLKNVEGGLETIING
- a CDS encoding MoaD/ThiS family protein, which gives rise to MKINVKYFGMIAEAVGKSEELLEVNEAISVAEFKDQQIRKYQIADPESVQLAVNQNLELESELKEGDEVAFLPPFAGG
- a CDS encoding glycosyltransferase family protein is translated as MFSQVINLRGDQGAKKLIYQEDFSYNIVEFERGNIDIDTTEDVELLKQLEKQ
- a CDS encoding nucleotidyltransferase family protein; the protein is MIKNNKIGVVILAAGSSSRLGHPKQLVQFQGKTLLQLAIDKSESFDFDTKIVVLGAEADNIKNEIDEKNFTILLNENWKEGIASSIRKGVVESIEKEPALSHILFLLSDQPFISKSLISKLVEVQLNQKGNATYSSYENEPGVPAIFQKKCFLKL
- a CDS encoding XdhC family protein, with amino-acid sequence MRELEDILAQYETLKSDETGCVLATVVHVEGSSYRRAGARMLVDAFGNITGAISGGCLEGDALRKALNALNQQKNKLVTYDTNNEDDAVIGAQLGCNGIIQVLFEPLDYEDEENPCELLKKATELNEVLAIVVRFNLNKKELQSGTSMLINEDQQVIGSVPEAVLNDLIEEKAHEVLLQKHSQFMETSINGKKEHLFIQYFQPPVKLILVGAGNDAQILAQQAELLGWTVIVADGRPTHATEHRFANCQVIVARPEETLDNIDVDERTCIVLMSHNYNYDLAVFKLLKDLHQIPYIGILGPFKKYNRMLEEIKNEVIELSTKFLDKIHAPVGLEIGAETPAEIGLSILAEIQSVLTNTLAKPLKEKEGPIHDKRIEKFKEVKI